The Kogia breviceps isolate mKogBre1 chromosome 4, mKogBre1 haplotype 1, whole genome shotgun sequence genome window below encodes:
- the USE1 gene encoding vesicle transport protein USE1 yields MAASRLELNLVRLLCRCEAMAAEKRDPDEWRLEKYVGALEDMLQALKAQASKPASEVINEYSRKVDFLKGMLQAEKLTSSSEKALANQFLAPGRVPTTARERVPATKTVHLQSRARYTSEMRSELLGTDSSEEPELDVRKRIGVAGPRPGDEKQSAAELDLVLQRHQNLQEKLAEEMLGLARSLKTHTLAAQSVIKKDNQTLSHSLKMADQNLEKLKTESERLEQHTQKSVNWLLWAMLIIVCFIFISMILFIRIMPKLK; encoded by the exons ATGGCAGCGTCGAGGCTGGAGCTGAACCTGGTGCGGCTGCTGTGCCGCTGCGAGGCGATGGCAGCGGAGAAGCGGGACCCGGACGAGTGGCGTCTAGAAAAG TACGTGGGAGCCCTCGAGGACATGCTGCAGGCCCTGAAGGCACAGGCGAG CAAACCGGCCTCCGAGGTGATCAATGAATATTCTCGCAAGGTAGATTTTCTGAAGGGGATGCTGCAGGCAGAGAAGCTG ACCTCCTCCTCAGAGAAGGCACTAGCCAACCAGTTCCTGGCCCCTGGCCGAGTACCAACTACAGCCAGGGAACGGGTACCTGCCACGAAGACAGTACACCTACAGTCACGGGCACGGTACACCAGTGAGATGCGGAGTGAGCTGCTAGGAACG GACTCTAGTGAAG AGCCTGAACTGGATGTGAGGAAGAGAAT TGGGGTGGCAGGGCCCAGGCCAGGGGATGAGAAGCAGTCAGCAGCCGAGCTAGACCTCGTCCTGCAGCGACACCAGAACCTCCAGGAGAAGCTGGCGGAGGAGATGCTAGGCCTGGCACGGAGCCTCAAGACCCACACACTGGCTGCCCAGAGTGTCATCAAGAAGGACAACCAG ACCCTGTCGCACTCACTCAAGATGGCCGACCAGAACCTGGAGAAGCTGAAGACAGAATCTGAGCGGCTGGAGCAGCACACACAGAAGTCAGTCAACTGGCTGCTCTGGGCCATGCTTATTATCGTCTGCTTCATCTTCATCAGCATGATCCTCTTCATCCGTATCATGCCCAAACTCAAATAA
- the OCEL1 gene encoding LOW QUALITY PROTEIN: occludin/ELL domain-containing protein 1 (The sequence of the model RefSeq protein was modified relative to this genomic sequence to represent the inferred CDS: deleted 2 bases in 1 codon), translating to MHYTDSSASLRADPDLEPHTLGQSARRPPPPRAGHDSPRRARPPVRGRPSGTTLKPMPTREAPQTRGSRGNLQTRPPGPGPPRLVPGGLEPSVAHPLCQPQPGAHGTRPKKIVFEDELPSRTLLGSKKSVRAVPGGHVPTPHPVPDYELKYPPVSNEKDRSRYAAVFQDQYPEFLELLQEVGSAQAKLQQLEALLNSLPPPRSQKEALVAARVWREFEKKQLDPSFLDKQARCHYLKGKLRHLKAQIQKFDDQGDSEGSVYF from the exons ATGCACTACACGGACTCCAGCGCCTCTCTT AGAGCGGACCCAGACTTGGAGCCCCATACGCTGGGACAG TCCGCCCGCCGACCACCCCCGCCACGCGCGGGCCACGACTCCCCCCGCAGGGCCCGCCCACCGGTGCGGGGACGCCCGAGCGGCACCACCCTGAAGCCGATGCCCACCCGAGAGGCCCCGCAGACCCGCGGCTCCCGGGGGAACTTGCAAACCCGCCCTCCTGGCCCTGGTCCCCCG CGACTGGTACCTGGAGGCCTCGAACCCAGCGTGGCCCACCCTCTGTGCCAGCCTCAGCCCGGAGCACATGGGACAAGGCCCAAGAAGATTGTATTTGAGGATGAGCTGCCCTCACGGACCCTCCTGGGCTCCAAGAAGTCTGTCAGAGCCGTCCCCGGGGGACATGTGCCTACGCCCCACCCTGTGCCTGACTATGAGCT TAAGTATCCACCGGTGAGCAACGAGAAGGATCGGAGCCGCTACGCTGCAGTGTTCCAGGACCAGTACCCAGAGTTCTTGGAGCTCCTGCAGGAGGTGGGCTCTGCACAGGCAAAGCTCCAGCAGCTGGAGGCCCTGCTGAACTCACTGCCCCCACCGCGAAGCCAG AAGGAGGCCCTTGTTGCTGCCCGTGTCTGGAGGGAATTTGAGAAGAAGCAGTTG GACCCCAGCTTCCTGGACAAGCAGGCTCGCTGCCACTACCTGAAGGGCAAACTAAGGCACCTCAAGGCGCAGATCCAGAAATTCGATGACCAGGGAGACAGCGAGGGCTCTGTATACTTCTGA
- the NR2F6 gene encoding nuclear receptor subfamily 2 group F member 6 — protein sequence MAMVTGGWGGPGGGGGDTNGVDKAGGYPRAAEEDSASPPGAASDAEPGDEERPGLQVDCVVCGDKSSGKHYGVFTCEGCKSFFKRSIRRNLSYTCRSNRDCQIDQHHRNQCQYCRLKKCFRVGMRKEAVQRGRIPHSLPGAVAASSGSPPGSALAAAGGDIFPGQPVSELIAQLLRAEPYPAAAGRFGAGAAGAFGAGGGAAGAVLGIDNVCELAARLLFSTVEWARHAPFFPELPVADQVALLRLSWSELFVLNAAQAALPLHTAPLLAAAGLHAAPMAAERAVAFMDQVRAFQEQVDKLGRLQVDSAEYGCLKAIALFTPDACGLSDPAHVESLQEKAQVALTEYVRAQYPSQPQRFGRLLLRLPALRAVPASLISQLFFMRLVGKTPIETLIRDMLLSGSTFNWPYGSGQ from the exons ATGGCCATGGTGACCGGCGGCTGGGGCGGCcccggcggaggcggcggcgACACGAACGGCGTGGATAAGGCGGGCGGCTACCCGCGCGCGGCGGAGGAAGACTCGGCCTCACCCCCCGGCGCCGCCAGCGACGCTGAGCCAGGCGACGAGGAGCGGCCGGGACTGCAGGTGGACTGCGTGGTGTGCGGGGACAAGTCGAGTGGCAAGCACTACGGCGTCTTCACCTGCGAGGGCTGCAAGAGCTTCTTCAAGCGGAGCATCCGCCGCAACCTAAGCTACACCTGCCG GTCCAACCGTGACTGCCAGATTGACCAGCATCACCGGAACCAGTGCCAGTATTGCCGTCTCAAGAAGTGTTTCCGGGTTGGCATGAGGAAGGAGG CGGTGCAGCGCGGCCGCATTCCGCACTCGCTGCCTGGCGCCGTGGCAGCCTCCTCGGGCAGCCCCCCGGGCTCTGCGCTGGCGGCGGCCGGCGGAGACATCTTCCCAGGGCAGCCGGTGTCGGAGCTGATCGCGCAGCTGCTGCGCGCCGAGCCCTACCCTGCGGCGGCTGGGCGCTTCGGCGCGGGCGCAGCGGGCGCGTTCGGCGCAGGGGGCGGCGCGGCGGGCGCGGTGCTGGGCATCGACAACGTGTGCGAGCTGGCTGCGCGGCTGCTCTTCAGCACCGTGGAGTGGGCGCGCCACGCGCCCTTCTTCCCCGAGCTGCCGGTGGCTGACCAGGTGGCGCTGCTGCGCCTCAGCTGGAGCGAGCTCTTCGTGCTGAACGCGGCGCAGGCGGCGCTGCCTCTGCACACGGCGCCGCTGCTGGCCGCCGCCGGCCTGCACGCCGCACCCATGGCCGCCGAGCGCGCCGTGGCCTTCATGGACCAGGTGCGCGCCTTCCAGGAGCAGGTGGACAAGCTGGGCCGCCTGCAGGTCGACTCGGCGGAGTACGGCTGCCTCAAGGCCATCGCGCTCTTCACGCCTG ATGCCTGTGGCCTCTCAGACCCAGCGCATGTGGAGAGCCTGCAGGAGAAGGCCCAGGTGGCCCTCACCGAGTATGTGCGGGCCCAGTACCCATCGCAGCCCCAGCGCTTTGGGCGCCTGCTGCTGCGGCTCCCTGCCCTGCGTGCCGTCCCCGCCTCCCTCATCTCCCAGCTGTTCTTCATGCGCCTGGTGGGCAAGACACCCATCGAGACGCTGATCCGAGACATGCTGCTGTCGGGAAGTACCTTCAACTGGCCCTACGGCTCGGGCCAGTGA